In a genomic window of Oncorhynchus keta strain PuntledgeMale-10-30-2019 chromosome 28, Oket_V2, whole genome shotgun sequence:
- the LOC118360933 gene encoding guanine nucleotide-binding protein G(I)/G(S)/G(T) subunit beta-1, producing MSELDQLRQEAEQLKNQIRDARKACADATLSQITANIDPIGRIQMRTRRTLRGHLAKIYAMHWGTDSRLLVSASQDGKLIIWDSYTTNKVHAIPLRSSWVMTCAYAPSGNYVACGGLDNICSIYNLKTREGNVRVSRELAGHTGYLSCCRFVDDSQIVTSSGDTTCALWDIETGQQTTTFAGHTGDVMSLSLAPDTRLFVSGACDASAKLWDIREGMCRQTFTGHESDINAICFFPNGNAFATGSDDATCRLFDLRADQELMVYSHDNIICGITSVAFSKSGRLLLAGYDDFNCNVWDSLKADRAGVLAGHDNRVSCLGVTDDGMAVATGSWDSFLKIWN from the exons ATGAGCGAACTAGACCAGCTACGTCAGGAGGCCGAGCAGCTCAAGAACCAGATCAGA GATGCCAGGAAAGCGTGTGCGGATGCTACCTTGTCTCAG ATCACAGCAAACATCGACCCAATTGGCCGAATTCAGATGCGCACTAGAAGGACACTGAGGGGGCATCTGGCTAAAATCTATGCCATGCACTGGGGCACTGACTCGAG GCTTTTAGTCAGTGCCTCTCAGGATGGTAAACTCATTATTTGGGACAGCTACACCACAAACAAG GTCCACGCCATCCCACTGCGCTCCTCCTGGGTGATGACGTGCGCCTACGCCCCCTCTGGGAACTACGTGGCCTGTGGAGGCCTAGACAACATCTGCTCCATCTACAACCTCAAGACCCGCGAGGGCAATGTGCGTGTCAGCCGTGAGCTGGCCGGACATACGG GTTACCTGTCCTGCTGTCGCTTCGTGGATGACAGCCAGATTGTCACCAGCTCTGGAGACACCACCTG TGCTCTCTGGGACATTGAGACGGGCCAGCAGACGACCACATTCGCCGGCCACACTGGTGACGTCATGAGCCTGTCGCTGGCGCCCGACACCCGGCTGTTTGTGTCCGGGGCATGTGACGCCTCCGCAAAGCTCTGGGACATCAGAGAAGGAATGTGCCGACAGACCTTCACCGGACACGAGTCAGACATTAATGCCATCTGC tTCTTCCCCAACGGCAACGCCTTTGCCACGGGATCGGACGACGCCACCTGCAGGCTGTTTGACCTGCGCGCTGACCAGGAGCTGATGGTCTATTCCCACGACAACATCATCTGCGGCATCACCTCGGTGGCTTTCTCCAAGAGTGGCCGCCTGCTGCTCGCCGGCTACGATGACTTCAACTGCAACGTGTGGGACAGCCTCAAGGCTGACCGTGCAG GTGTCCTGGCTGGACATGACAACCGTGTCAGCTGCTTGGGTGTGACCGATGATGGAATGGCCGTTGCAACAGGGTCCTGGGACAGCTTCCTCAAGATCTGGAACTAG